A DNA window from Leopardus geoffroyi isolate Oge1 chromosome A1, O.geoffroyi_Oge1_pat1.0, whole genome shotgun sequence contains the following coding sequences:
- the LOC123580918 gene encoding general transcription factor IIH subunit 2 isoform X2, translated as MDDEPERTKRWEGGYERTWEILKEDESGSLKATIEDILFKAKRKRVFEHHGQVRLGMMRHLYVVVDGSRTMEDQDLKPNRLTCTLKLLEYFVEEYFDQNPISQIGIIVTKSKRAEKLTELSGNPRKHITSLKKAVDMTCHGEPSLYNSLSMAMQTLKHMPGHTSREVLIIFSSLTTCDPSNIYDLIKTLKATKIRVSVIGLSAEVRVCTVLARETGGTYHVILDESHYKELLTHHVSPPPASSGSECSLIRMGFPQHTIASLSDQDAKPSFSMAHLDSNTEPGLTLGGYFCPQCRAKYCELPVECKICDFVMDVRGN; from the exons atggatgaCGAACCTGAAAGAACTAAGCGATGGGAAGGAGGCTATGAAAGGACATG GGAGATTCTTAAAGAAGATGAATCAGGATCACTTAAAGCTACAATAGAAGATATTCTCttcaaagcaaagagaaaaag AGTGTTTGAGCACCATGGACAGGTTCGACTTGGAAtg ATGCGTCATCTTTATGTGGTAGTAGATGGATCAAGAACAATGGAAGACCAAGATTTAAAGCCAAATAGATTGACTTGTACTTTAAAG tTGTTGGAATACTTCGTAGAAGAGTATTTTGATCAAAATCCTATTAGTCAG attggaATAATTGTAACAAAGAGTAAAAGAGCTGAAAAACTGACCGAACTCTCAG gAAACCCAAGGAAACACATTACATCTTTGAAGAAAGCTGTAGATATGACCTGCCATGGAGAACCATCTCTCTATAACTCATTAAGCATGGCTATGCAAACTCTAAA ACACATGCCTGGACATACAAGTAGAGAAGTGCTAATCATCTTTAGCAGCCTCACAACTTGTGATCCATCTAATATCTATGATCTAATCAAG ACCCTAAAGGCAACTAAAATTAGAGTGTCTGTTATCGGATTGTCTGCAGAGGTTCGGGTTTGCACTGTACTCGCTCGTGAAACTGGTG GCACATACCATGTTATCTTAGATGAAAGCCATTACAAAGAATTGCTGACACATCATGTCAGTCCTCCACCTGCTAGCTCAGGTTCTGAATGCTCACTTATTCGTATGG GATTTCCTCAGCATACCATTGCTTCTCTGTCTGATCAAGATGCAAAACCCTCTTTCAGCATGGC GCACTTGGATAGCAACACTGAGCCAGGACTTACATTAGGAGGGTATTTCTGCCCACAGTGTCGAGCAAAGTACTGTGAACTTCCAGTTGAATGTAAAATCTGTG attttgttATGGATGTCAGGGGGAATTAA
- the LOC123580918 gene encoding general transcription factor IIH subunit 2 isoform X1, producing MDDEPERTKRWEGGYERTWEILKEDESGSLKATIEDILFKAKRKRVFEHHGQVRLGMMRHLYVVVDGSRTMEDQDLKPNRLTCTLKLLEYFVEEYFDQNPISQIGIIVTKSKRAEKLTELSGNPRKHITSLKKAVDMTCHGEPSLYNSLSMAMQTLKHMPGHTSREVLIIFSSLTTCDPSNIYDLIKTLKATKIRVSVIGLSAEVRVCTVLARETGGTYHVILDESHYKELLTHHVSPPPASSGSECSLIRMGFPQHTIASLSDQDAKPSFSMAHLDSNTEPGLTLGGYFCPQCRAKYCELPVECKICGLTLVSAPHLARSYHHLFPLDAFQEIPLEEHNGDRFCYGCQGELKDQHVYVCAVCQNVFCVDCDVFVHDSLHCCPGCIHKIPTSSGI from the exons atggatgaCGAACCTGAAAGAACTAAGCGATGGGAAGGAGGCTATGAAAGGACATG GGAGATTCTTAAAGAAGATGAATCAGGATCACTTAAAGCTACAATAGAAGATATTCTCttcaaagcaaagagaaaaag AGTGTTTGAGCACCATGGACAGGTTCGACTTGGAAtg ATGCGTCATCTTTATGTGGTAGTAGATGGATCAAGAACAATGGAAGACCAAGATTTAAAGCCAAATAGATTGACTTGTACTTTAAAG tTGTTGGAATACTTCGTAGAAGAGTATTTTGATCAAAATCCTATTAGTCAG attggaATAATTGTAACAAAGAGTAAAAGAGCTGAAAAACTGACCGAACTCTCAG gAAACCCAAGGAAACACATTACATCTTTGAAGAAAGCTGTAGATATGACCTGCCATGGAGAACCATCTCTCTATAACTCATTAAGCATGGCTATGCAAACTCTAAA ACACATGCCTGGACATACAAGTAGAGAAGTGCTAATCATCTTTAGCAGCCTCACAACTTGTGATCCATCTAATATCTATGATCTAATCAAG ACCCTAAAGGCAACTAAAATTAGAGTGTCTGTTATCGGATTGTCTGCAGAGGTTCGGGTTTGCACTGTACTCGCTCGTGAAACTGGTG GCACATACCATGTTATCTTAGATGAAAGCCATTACAAAGAATTGCTGACACATCATGTCAGTCCTCCACCTGCTAGCTCAGGTTCTGAATGCTCACTTATTCGTATGG GATTTCCTCAGCATACCATTGCTTCTCTGTCTGATCAAGATGCAAAACCCTCTTTCAGCATGGC GCACTTGGATAGCAACACTGAGCCAGGACTTACATTAGGAGGGTATTTCTGCCCACAGTGTCGAGCAAAGTACTGTGAACTTCCAGTTGAATGTAAAATCTGTG GTCTTACTTTGGTGTCTGCTCCCCATTTGGCACGGTCTTAtcatcatttatttcctttggatgcTTTTCAAGAGATTCCTCTAGAAGAACATAATGGAGACAG attttgttATGGATGTCAGGGGGAATTAAAAGACCAGCAC GTCTATGTTTGTGCTGTGtgccaaaatgttttctgtgTGGACTGTGATGTTTTTGTTCACGATTCTCTCCACTGCTGTCCTGGCTGTATTCATAAGATTCCAACTTCTTCAGGGATTTGA